A stretch of DNA from Xyrauchen texanus isolate HMW12.3.18 chromosome 31, RBS_HiC_50CHRs, whole genome shotgun sequence:
ATGTGAGGTGTGAATGAGACAATAagacatgattttctgtaaagctgttttgaaatgaCACAAATTCTGTGTTTAACGCCTCTCAAGAAGATTTCATCTAAGAATTAATATTGCAGATCATCACCAACACATCCCCTgtccatgtactgtatgtttcacTACAGCGGAATAGAGCAGCCCGATGTGGCATTTTTACTGGAGCAGACAAAGCAACTGCTGAAACCATTTGACTCCCTTTGCTCAGAACACCAGACTGTCCCGCTGTCTGCAGCCCTGCAAGATGGACACAGTCCCAGAACCGGAACAACAGCAATCCAACACAACAATTTGGAAGCATCCCAAAACCAAAGAGGTAAATTGAATAGACaggaaatatacatatatttttgtaataatttaaagATATATCATGGTGTTGATTTGACACTTTTGCTCAGGGGGTAACAGACAGGAAGATCATGAATGCTCCGAGATGACACATAAAACTGAGGGGTGCTGCCattttatgtgtgtgagtataaaaaaaataaggcaATTGATAGTTCCTTGTAGGATTCCTATATTTTGGAATTTACCGTGTTTGTGTGTAATAAGCTTAAGTTGTGCTTCATCGTAGGATCTGTGCGAGCTAGACTTAGACAGTTTGGCACCATATATTCCCATGCATGGAGAAGACTTTCTGCTTACTCCCATTTATGACGGGACAATGGATAGCCCTGAACTGAATGTGTATGGTCTATCACTAGACAGTCCACAATCTAAACTCAACCCTCAATTTCAAAATCTTGAGGGAACAGTCTTCGTACCTGTGAAGAGCCTTACACACACCCAACAAAGCATCAGTCACTATTTTCAAACAAACAGgtgtgtttcttaaaaaaaaaaaatacaaaatgttctgttgtacaaaatatgcattttatgTTGCTGGACTGTTCTTCTCTTAGCTATACTTTAACTAAGACCCAAGTAATTCTGTTATAGGTTCAGCGATACATCTAAGCTGATATCAACCAAGCAGTGGAATGACAGCCAAGAAATTGTGAACAGAATTTCAAAGGTGAGGTGATCATgtgcagtggccccaaaatgtatttgggcaCTTAagctacactcaaaacatgtaTGAAGGTCATAGCATTAGATAAACAAtataagaaaaaattataataagcaCACTTTTCAGATAGAAGTTTGTTATATTTAGTTAAGTGAGAAAGCTAATTAAGttctgaaaattttatttttttgcagagaCCATTTGTTTTAATGGATggaaattcatatatttttaggTGTAGCATAAGAGTACAAATATTGCAGTTTACCCTTATGGCattctggatgtgtatgactttctttcctctgctgaacacaaacaaagacttttagaagcatatctcagctctgttggtccattcaatggaagtgaattgtcaccagaatttgaagctccaaaaatctcataaaggcagcataaaagtaatccatacgactccagtggttaaatccatatcttcagaagtgatatgataggtgtgggagagaaacagaccaacatttaggtccttttttactataaattctcctctctgcccagtagatggtgatatgcacaaagagtgcaaagcaccaaaaacaaaagaagaacgtgaaagtgaaaggagatttatagtaaaaaattaataaattgtatatttgcatattgatctgtttctcaaccacacttgtATTACTtccaaagacatggatttaaccattggaatcttatggattacttttatactgacttcTGTCATTTGTGGAGCTTgaagccaccattcacttgcgttgtaacAACAGAACTGAGATTTATTTCTAAAACgatatttgtgttctacagaggaaagtcatacacatttgggatatcatgagggtaagtGAAATTTTTGGGCCGAACTATTTGTTTAATATTATCTTAAACTACCCtgaaaatatattcaaattaaGACACCATTAAGTTATTAGACCATTATGTCTCTCTAGATTCAGTATAATTACCAACCCCTCTCAACTGAAAGTGAGACTCGTCATTGGAGGAAAAACATGAAAGTCTTGCAACATCCCAGTAGAACACACTATAACTATGGTAAGACATAAGTTTCAAACTTCAATTAAACAATGTTCTCTCAATTTGTATTGCACATTTTGTACTTTTCATATTTCTATTAGATGGATCAACAACAATACCATGTGGCAGAGTCCAGAATACACTGGGATCAAAGTTCAAATCACTTCAGGTCTCAAAGAATCCCATGCATCATGAAGTGGCTTCTCCTCAGAACAGAAGACATCACACTGATGGGAAAATACACCCAACACCTTTCACTCTGCCTGTGCTGAGCAGGTGGGAGTGTGAGGTCAACGCTCCTCTTGACCCCACGTCTTATTTGCTCCAAGGGAATGAACTTACAGCTGTTCTGGACCAAGTGGCTTCAAGAGTGCCTTTGTGGTGACATGAAACAAAATACATAGATCTACAATGGACATTTTGATACAGTTATCACTTTTATAATACATATATGTTTGTCATTCAGATAGCATTATAATAGCAACACGTAATACTTTCATATTATCATACAATAAAACATCAGCTCCGTTTGCACTGCTAAATCTTAAGTGATGTCTGAGTTTTCATCTAATATTGGGCTTTGTACTGTAAATCAATCCTTTCACTGCATCATACTGATATTACAATGTTAGTACATGTAAATAAGGCATGGCACGCTTAACCATCTGTTGTAATCAAACATATTTGAAATacctttttaaattaatgaatgaatgatgaatGTCACAATGGGATGGCTGCAGGAAAGAGTATTTATTCGAGAGATCATTCTAAGCTTTAGTCAGCTAAGCTTTTTCTGTGTTATAGATGCATGAAGTTCTGCTAACTCATCAGTTTGAGTTTGGCTGTCTGATTTGTTCTTGACTTATTTACCCACCTTATTAGAAGACCTTCTCTGATTTACttgtttctgcattttttaaaattCAGCAGATGCCATTCTTTTTGTCATGTGCCATCAATGATAACAAAACTCGTGGACATCCATTCTGGACTCCAAAGAAGAAAAATCCAAAAAGAGgatagcaaaaaaaaatattacatcagTGTTGTCGCAACAGCTTTAATTTATTTCTACAGATAATTGTCTGAGTCAAGATATTGGGAatataaattcacacacacacgacaaTGTCTGTATATACATCACTATTTGCAAATTCATTGTATTAATTTAAGAGACAGCTAAAAAGTTTGCAGTAGATTAATTTTGTGTAAGATCATCTGTGAAAGCTTTAGGTCCCAGAGTCCAGATTTATTTTGTAATGGTATTTCTGTgagagaaaaacaagacaaaccaATTAAAGACAAATGTGTAGAAATCTCTCACTCTGTAAATTCCaattttaatacatatttaacatatttaccATATGAAATATTGGTAGAAATAGCAATTGAGATACGCTGACAATTCTGCTTTTCAAAATACAACATACTCACAATCTTTCAAAAAGTATTACTTTAATTAATCCACTCAAGAATGTATCTTTATTGGGAAACTTTCTTCTATGTGAATACATAGAGATCAACTATAAATACATACGCATTCATGCTCTTTCCGCTGCCGCTCAGCACAATATAAGGAGTTTTCTGAGACTTCTGTTTTTCCTGCAGAAGAGCGACTGTGCCCAGAGGAGTGTCACTGCTACTCATCCTCTTCAGCAACTGCAGAAACAATGACAAAAAGCTTAAACTAAACCGCATGGCTGACAAGACACCGAGGCATTTCCTGTGTCCTGTAGTATCTCTACACACTGGacattaaagagcccatattatgctcacttaaaggttcaacattttattttgggggtctacttgaataggtttacatgctttaatgttcaaaaaacaaatttttctcatactgtacattgctgcagcacctctttataccctgtctgaaacgctctgtaATAGCTCCaatctctttaaagcccccctttttGAAAAGCGCAGTCTGCTCTGATTGATCAGCTGGCACAGTCTGTTGAGATCGGTCAACCGCTTAAAgcatgtgtcggaaatgtaatgcCCCTTACCATAACCAAAGCAGGCCTAAGGCATTTAGGCCTAGGCCATTAGCATTATGCTAATGTCTTACATAGTAACACAGCAAAGTCatggaagtaatggctggactgcaaaccaagcgtttcaggcagttcaggagcagtgttttctgtgggagagactAACTCCCTTTggtgtggactttgtgctttgtaactttgcagaccttttacatgcacaaacagctatattccTAAAAAGGCTCTTTAATACTCACCATCAAGGTCACTTATATTTTCCACCACAGAAGAACAACAggatttaattaaatcataaataatttctgaaaaaaaaaagccaattaaTTTAGTATGCTCAATGGAAGAACATACCACTTCTTCCTCATGTTTTTTCATTCTACGCTCGGTCTTCATCTTGCCAGAGCCCTTGCCATGGAAACGATGGGACAGCTGTCTGAAAGCCTGGAAGATTAAAGACATGACTTTCAACACTCATTTGGCATTTCTGAAGCAGGTAATATAGTAATGGATCTAACAGAGATGATTGTACAGACCTCTTTAGGGGTGAGCTTGCAGCCAGATTCGTCAACATATTCAATCTTGATGTCTGGTCTGTAGTTATCCTTTTCTTTGAAGTCCTGAGTGAAGCCTCTATATTCCTCTCTCCTGCTGTACTTGTCATCAACATTCCTGTAGTAGAAAGGTAGGACTTAATATCCACCAACCTGTTACTCCAACTTGGAGGCTTTGCTCAAAATGTGAACTAAGAACAATGTAGCTTGCATGTGATTATCTAACTTGAACAAGTATCTACTCACATCTTGTCTTCAATGCAGTAGTTGTCATTTGGCAGAACagcttttggagctttaacacGAGCCATCTTCTGCATTTGTGTGTCCAGCAGTCCTGGAAGGGTTACATTTCAAAAGCATACACTACCTTTAAAATTTTTAGAAATACCTCCTCATACTTTAACATTCCTATTTTCCCCATTTAAGAATAATTAATAAAGTCATCTACAATATAAAACAACAAAATCAGAAGTATGAGAATAGTTAAgtgaccaaaaatatatataggtcaaaataaaaaatctaaactgCATTATATTATATTGGTATGTATGTGGAATGCTTTGTAAAAAGATGGCTATTTTTCCTTTCAACTTAATTTCAGAAAAAGAAACTCATGCACATCTCCaacttatttcaaacatttatggATAAGCCTTTAGACAAAATGGTTTTCAGGAtcataaaaaaactatttcagttgagtgtgtccaaacttttgacaggTGGTGTGTTTTTCAGCCATAACACAAGTTATCCACATCCAGATTCATCCAATTCAAAACCAATTGATGCGATATCTCACCTTTGTTCTTGCACAAAAGCAAAGCTGCAGCGAGACCAGAGTTCACAATGGGCTCTTCATCCAAAATAGTTGTGGAAGTTGTGGCAAACTATAACAGAATAAAACAGGATGAAAGATGAACAATTCAAACTATTTTTCCGCTTCCGGTGTTGAAGAAAATGTTTCACAGCCCAAACAAATAGAAGTCGAGCTCTGAGCTGTACATGCTGAGAGCAGAAGACTCACGTCGGCCGGTTTCTGCTCTTCATTAAGGTTGACGCTGCTCCAGCCCACGTTGTCATCCATATCAGAGTCTGAATGTCCAGCTCCGTCTGTTTCATTTTCCTTTTCAAAGTCCTGTGACCCAAAACAGGAACACTCAAGATCAGAAGGTAAACCAATATGATAGAGTGGGAAAAGTAGGTTTGGTGTGTACCATGATGTCTTCTTGGTCCTCTCGGTTGCCTGACAGCCCGTATGTGGGGATGTCACCAAGAGTGCGGCAGAACTCAGAGGTGGCGTTGAAGACGATGTTGTTCTTTTTCTCCGGGTCGTTGTCGTCATCCCCTGCTGACCCTACTCTATTCATGTGCTCAGCCACCTGGAAGGAGCAATACGTGCAATGTTATTATTCAGAAGTTTGGAATCCTTACGCCTATTTCTATTATAACCCATACTTTCAAACcagtcaaaaaaacaaaaaaaggcacttaaaaagaatagttcacccagattttaacattttctcatttactcacccttatgccatgccaaatgtatattacttttttttccTTCAGCAGAAtgcaagcaaagatttttaaaagagcaTTTCAACAGGTATATGGTGACTAACAttcttaagctccaaaaagcacaaaaaagttagcataaaaaaaatcctcctgtGCTTAATTccgtgtcttctgaagccaaCCGATTGTGGGTGAGAACATATGACAAGTAACATCTTGCCATGGCAATCTCTAGGCACGCTCATGATCTCAAATCAGAGAACACTTCCTATAGCTTGACGTATGTGCAGAGTGTACGATGGAGCTAGTAAGAGTAATCGATCTTGAAATTATGATCGGCAAAAAACTAGTTCTGAACaatggtctgttctcacaaaaAAACCTattggatcacttctgaagacatggatttaaccactggagtagtatgattacttttatgcagcgtTGATGTGCTTTATGGATGtaaagtgctgaaatattcttttaaagtttttttgtgttcagcagaagaaagtattCACATCTgaatagcatgagggtgactaaatgatgagagaattttcatttctaggtgaacaattcctttagaATATGAGCTCATATtacttatatttaaatgttttggctttcagtccatgtctattagctttgaggtcatctatatgaACTCCCAATTGTTGACAGCCTATATACTAACGTTCAGCAGATATAGGAATTTGTACAACCCATCTTCTCAGGGAAATACTGATGACTTATCTTGCACTACATAGATATTGtcaaatcaaatgctctctagccTCTCTACCAACAAGCAAGTAGCAAACCATGATTCATGGATGAAACATACAGTAACTTAAGCCTattagctatttaaaaaaaaaaaaaaaaaaggatgacccctttaaacagtTCCATCCAAAGAAATtctatttaaatagcaaatatatcgacaaaggaaagaaaactgcagttgtcaaatGATTTCATGTAATCTTTAAGTACTCTGCTCTATTTTTAAAGTATTCCTACAGTTCTGAAAAGTACAGAAGAATCATTGAGTAGACTGACTGATTGAGTAAATGCTGACCCTTCGTCCTGAGTCATTGAGCATCCGTTTCTGTCTGAGTTTCCTCTGTTTCTCCAGATGTTTCTGGAGCTCCTGCTCTGCTTCATCCTCTTCTATCACAGTAGGCTCTAGAGGGCTAAAGTCAtctgagagagacagaaagaaagtaTAACAAAATTAAGAGAATAGATACAGAAAATAGTGAGGCGAAATGTGCAATTTTGCAGAACTCTTTTCTATGTAATAAACATGAGAAATGGCTGGGACTGTCACAGCTTCATGTATTGCTTCAAAGAATTTGGAATATAGACCTCTAGTTTTTTAATATgattttgttttaatgatttttatgtcattttggaaCTTTGGCCAAGattctctaaaatatttaatgtttgaGTTATACGGAAGAgagcaagtcatacaggtttgaaacaacatgagaaaaaATAAACCAGACTTGCAAGATTCTCTCTCACCATCTTCACTTATGTCCATGTCAGCCATTCTAATGTCATCTGACTGTTGAAGTGCATTTGCCTTGCTGCTGGTTCCCACTTCAACATCCTCAGGCTCCTCCCCCTCTTCATCTGCTAGCCTTCTGCCTCGACCTCGAGATCTGAGCGGCAAAACCAACCCAAGACAGACAGGATTAACCAGACACCAAAGAGATGTTTACGTAAGATGTTGCTAGATATTTACACGTCAAATAAATATTCAGTTTACCTGGAGCCAAAATCTGACCTCCGAGTGTCATCCATCAAGAGATCCTCTGACTTCAGGggtttctctttctttctgatTTTTTTCACTCGCCGCTTGGTCTTCTTAAAGCCAACCTGATgttgcaaatgtaaaaaattagaAAGACTgtcaaaaaatgtaatcaaactcAAAACTGAGTAAACCTTCAAATTGTTGTGCTCACCATGTCCTGTGGTGTGTAGTATTCAGAGGCGAGGGTGAGTGCAGGCATGTCCAGAGACTGGGCTTGACTCTGAAGGCTCTCTCTAATGGCCTGCAGCTCACGTTCTCTCTCACCCCCCACAAAACCACCGGTACTCAGCCTGAAACTCTTCTTCTTCTCCCCCTCGATCTCCTCATCGTACTTGGACAGAACAGACTTAGGCTTGAACTGGAAAGAATTTGAAGAGGCACAGGTTGTCAAAGTCGAAGTGGTGATATCgaagctgaagtgtgcaattaTTTGGGATGTTAAAATAGTCTACACAAGCTCAATATACAACTACATGTAAGCCACTAGTAAATTGATTTCCCCCAAACTGTGTAAACTAGAGGAAGAACGATTTTGCCGATtcatctgtgccgatagttgatTGTGGATTTTtgaaactatcggttatctgcaaaaatctatgcagatattttttatttctccatGTTTCTCAGTGGCTGGCACAggaggattctacagttagaaTGGCTTGGTTCAACAGAATAACAGCGGCCTCTAcaggtgaaataaaaataatcactAACTACATTTCCATCAAAGTATTTTTTGCGAAAActgttttagcgcatcaaaataaatctgatggaaatgcaaatgaacgcaaaacgcattaatgcaaaaattttgtgtcacatgacagaactTGCATCACATTCTCGGTTAAAAACATTAGAAAAGAATACAAGTGATTTTCTGATTTGAGCAAAGTGAAGAGGAGTGTTGAGGTTGTTGTGTTGTTCGGTCACCACAGCCCCACGTTTCACAACATATTTTCTGCAGggacaattaaaattaaataataggaATGGATTGTCTATATTTTAAGTGTGTAATATATGATTACAGGCTCACTAATGCCACCAGTTCTGTTGTATTTTGTCAGGTATTCCAATCAATTTCTTTTAATAATCCCAGACACTGCTAATACATTTCGATGCCATCTTCTGATATTTCCAACTTTTGCAATTAAGTGAAATCAAAACAGTATGTCGGTCAATTTCAATAGATTTTCTCAATACTCTCTCCATTTTATATACATGTCGGAACATCTGGGACGaaaaaggtacacaattagcaATACACACACAATTCTGCAAGGAAACGGCTCAAGGGCAGATTTCCTTTGCGCTAAaccttatgcgacaaagtgtttaaGAATGACATCATGATTTTATCtgtaaaaggccatttgaatggaaatgagAAGACAGCAATTATTGCAaaaaagaatttatgcattttcactttgtcaataacAGAAAAGTGCAAAAAACTGATGGAAACTGACACCTcgtggggatttgctgtatctaaatctgTCATAATTATACAATATTAATCTATAGATTTTTATATCCTCACTTCAAAGCATATTTTGATTAGTAGAAAAGTTTTCTAAATtagactatgtttttttttttttacattctaaaaatctatttttaaaattAGTGGCCGATTTATTGGTTATCAGGCCTTTTTCACCATTTTTCGACCTCTAGTTTAAACAACCCTGTGTTGCTTTGAAAACCTTGCTCAATTTGTTGGAGAATGCCAACGTGCCTGACGTGTCAACATTGGCCCAACCAAAGGAGCAAATTTGTTAGTCCAACCTATTTGAAAGCAGTCATTATTTTGGAATTCCATTTTATGTTCCTTGAGATCCagaaaaaatacacactttacctttaaacaaatgtcaaaaaatatatgCTATCTTACAATGATCATGTCATCCACACTCTCCTCTTCTTCATATGGTTTATAATCAGGCTTTTTCTTTCTAAGCTCCACATTTTTATCCGCTTTCTCTTTGTCCACGAGACCAACATTCACCAGCACGTCCTCCACCTCTTCCAGAACACCTGTTAAAATGATCCACACAGAGAAACACTAAGTGCGCGCCTGTGTGAGAGTGCTTGTGTAGGTGGTGTTACATCTTTGTAATTTAAAAGATGCTTGCTTATCTAAAACAGTATATTTACTATAGAAACAGGGACCATGCAAAAAACTGATTGCCATTTGCTCAAGAGCACTATGGTTAGGATACCCATCCATTTTGACCAAATTTTTCAGTTGTTTGTGATTTCTAGATTTTTGTTTCTGACTGATTCGCTACTGAATTATTAAAATAGATAAGTGAAGCATTTCAGCAAATTAAAAGAGACTACACAAAAGAATGACAAGCTCAAAAATTGGACATCATTACGAGCAAGTTCTACTCAATTCAGGCCCTAACCAAGAAGTTTTCAATGACTGTGGGAACTGTGTATGGTAAAAGGGGATACAAGAGACCGTGATCTTAAATCATTAACCTTCAGATTACCATACCAGACATTTGACCACAAAGTCATTTCTGCATCATCCTTTTAGCTCACCTTTGTCTTGTAATGTTAGGACAACTGTAACCCCCTCTCTGAAAGACTCCACCTTATGTTGAACCTTGAGCCCTCTGAGATCACTTGAGCTATATGCTTcctggtaaaaaataaataaatggaactgATACATCTAGATATATCcgcttataataataaaaacaaactgaTTCACAAACCACAGAATCTGACAAGCAAGGAGAAACCAAATCACCAACAATTCTAACATGATCAAAGTCAGTTTGTCACAAAATGTCTTTCATTCGTTGAGTTTTGTTGCTGATGAAAGCCTGATTGGGAACAGAATGTGGCTATATGTTACATACTCTCTTTTCCTGTGCAAATTCCTGTTCCACCAGATTGCTCACACCAAACTCTTCATCCATCTCCTGCAAGAGCTTGGCCTGTTGGAAGACAGAACGCATAATAgtaggggaaaaaaacaaaacagctatAATAACCTTATATGGGTCACAAAGCAGGGCATcaactccttttttttttactaccctCCATCCTTACCCTCTTCTCTGCCATCTCCTTCTCCTTGGTTAGTTTGCGACTCTTCTCCACCCAAGCAGCTGTGTCATCCAGCCATGGTTCATCCTCTCCAAGTGTCTTCAACTTTCTGAGTATATAAAAACCACACATTAGGCTTGCAGGGCGGCTTAAAACTTAACTGTGCTCATTTTTACATGACATTACACTGTCATGGCAACCAAGtggtaaaattggcaataactttacactgaaaaggttagcaagtgattttatctggCAATAACTGTTAACACGCATatcatttatgtcttgtggctatacttttgaaacagtgagtattttaacacaaaaacattggccctcattcacatccattgtaaatttctcattgtaacccagattatagctttttttttttttaaacgagggacgagtcgaaatacatttttgtggtaatcaatattataataccaatgctgtcgatttaactttccttgttttgaacccagaatattcctttaattctgaggttcttcagTTATAACACCATCTGCATTCTATTATATATTCCACTTCCTGTCAAACAACTACTATATAAATAAAGACAGCCCAGCATCCTTGAGTTTTGGAAAGGCACCATACAAAATAAAACTTATTATCACAactaataataatcatattactcTACTGACACTCATATCAGGGTTAGTATTAAAAGTGATCAGTCACTCTTTGATGtgatctgctggtggaatccccaaactgcaaatgcaggaactgattttgTTAGACTGCACTGAGAAGAGTGCTTACCAAACTACCCATTTCTCAGGAatatagcaaattgcactttgtgccacttcattaacatacaatacacccacagatagcgcaaacactcccacccacgcccacttgtgctttgcactggcatgaaaatagagcccacagattgttttctctgaatctgagcatagttgagcctcTCACAGTAAAGATTATTTTGACTGAAGTGTTGTTGCTACCTTTGCAAAGTTATTAGAGAATTCTGTGTGTCCGtcggccgatattagcctttcaccgatATATCAGTATCGGTATATATATGTGTTTACCGATATGCGCAGATTTGAAAacctttttcagaacatataatgcagaaaacaatgctttagaattggtgtcataatgtagtttgtccagcagagctcGCTCCGACTCCACTGTCGTACAATGCGACATAACACCAAAAACAATAATAGTTGTACCTGCAAAAATGCATGCAAATCCGCGATAGGGATGTGTGATTCGttgaaagaatcatttgagtctaatcttttaaatttgatccttttgaactgaacaaaaagcTTAAAAAATTGGTCTGAATGATTCGTTTTTCAAAtcatgaatcaaaatcacaagcgcGCCAGATTACATATTCTGTCATCTGTCTCTATGGGGAAGACAAGGAACTTCTCATTCAAGTTTAAATACGTTTTTTGactaattaatttgataagtttacatgtaaacattataaaagctgtgaAATGAAGTTGTGTGATCAGTCTCccgcctttccaggagacctgttcatataaaagtcaatcacatgTGTTCACATTTTACCAAGGTATGATTTGTATGAAAACTTAATGTACCAGcgctcatgaaaatgtccaatatttatatttaatgaagaTGGATACTAGTTatgaagcaaaactagttttctggtggttTCCAAAGtattatatttgctttgtagcatATTTGTGCTATAGTATGTGCTTACTAGTGATTTCTAGATAGATGCTTGGGCATAATATGCAGTGTAAAACTGCAG
This window harbors:
- the sart1 gene encoding U4/U6.U5 tri-snRNP-associated protein 1, which produces MGSSKKHKEKEKERDPEDRHREHKKHRHKDRDKDREKRKRSRSRDRSSRATEKKSRSKGEKSNGEPGVKKEKLDPAHVESGEPGPKSASGDASLSIEETNKLRAKLGLKPLELNETKKEAGTKEAPLLAETINPIHIRQQAEMREKLAALKEKRLLNQKLGKLKTLGEDEPWLDDTAAWVEKSRKLTKEKEMAEKRAKLLQEMDEEFGVSNLVEQEFAQEKREAYSSSDLRGLKVQHKVESFREGVTVVLTLQDKGVLEEVEDVLVNVGLVDKEKADKNVELRKKKPDYKPYEEEESVDDMIIFKPKSVLSKYDEEIEGEKKKSFRLSTGGFVGGERERELQAIRESLQSQAQSLDMPALTLASEYYTPQDMVGFKKTKRRVKKIRKKEKPLKSEDLLMDDTRRSDFGSRSRGRGRRLADEEGEEPEDVEVGTSSKANALQQSDDIRMADMDISEDDDFSPLEPTVIEEDEAEQELQKHLEKQRKLRQKRMLNDSGRRVAEHMNRVGSAGDDDNDPEKKNNIVFNATSEFCRTLGDIPTYGLSGNREDQEDIMDFEKENETDGAGHSDSDMDDNVGWSSVNLNEEQKPADFATTSTTILDEEPIVNSGLAAALLLCKNKGLLDTQMQKMARVKAPKAVLPNDNYCIEDKMNVDDKYSRREEYRGFTQDFKEKDNYRPDIKIEYVDESGCKLTPKEAFRQLSHRFHGKGSGKMKTERRMKKHEEEVLLKRMSSSDTPLGTVALLQEKQKSQKTPYIVLSGSGKSMNANTITK